The segment AACTGGCCATCGGCCGCGACATGCACCCCAAGGTGTTGCAGGCCTATGGTGAGTACGACGACCCGGCATTACAGGCATACGTTCGGGGCGTGGGCGAAAAACTTGCCGCGGTCAGCCACCGCGCCAACCTGATCTACCGCTTCACGGTGGTCGACTCCACCGATATCAACGCCTTCGCCCTGCCCGGCGGTTACATCTACATCACCCGTGGCCTGCTGGCGTATATGAGCAGCGAAGCCGAGCTGGCCGGCGTGCTGGGTCACGAGATCGGCCATGTCACCGCCCGTCACGCGGTGCGCCAGTACACCGCCGCCTCCGCCGCCCAGCTGGGTATGACCCTGGGCAGCATCTTCGTGCCCGGTCTGGGCAACAACGTGGCGCAGAACGTCATGGGCGTGCTGGGTCAGGCCACGCTCAGCGGCTATGGCCGCGAGCACGAGCTCGAATCCGACAGTCTGGGCGCCGAGTACCTGGCCCAGGCCGGCTACGACCCGCAAGCCATCCTGGGCGTGCTGCGCACGCTCAAGGCGCAGGGCGATTACGCCACCGCGCAGGCCAAGGCCGAAGGCCGCGAGCCGCAGGCCTATCACGGCCTGTTCGCCAGCCATCCGGACGAGGACACCCGCCTCAAGGAAGTGCTCACCAAGGCCTCGTTCCTGGCGCCGGACACCCCGGCCGACGATGGACGCGAGCGCTTCCAGAAGCGGCTCGACGGTCTGGTGTTCGGCGACAGCACGGTGCAAGGCATCCGCCGCGAGAACCGCTTCTACCACGGGCCACTCGACTTCGCGCTCGAGTTCCCGCCCGGCTGGCGGCTGCAAAACCAGCCCGACCGGCTGCTGGCCATCGCGCCGGGCGGCAGCGCCCAGGCGCAGCTGACCAGCCAGGACCTGAACCAGCGCGAAACACCGCGCGAGTTCATGATTCGCCGCCTGGGCATCCGCAATCCGGCTGGACAGGAAATCAGCCCGGCCGGCCTGCCCGGCTACAGCGCCAATGTCCAACTGGGCGGCGCCCTGGCGCGGCGCCAGGGACGCGTGGCGGTGATCTTTCACCGCAACCAGGCCTACATCCTGGTCGGCGTGGCCAAGGAAGGCGGCGACGCGCAGGCGGCGGACCGCGCGCTGCTGCAGACCGCGCTCAGCTTTCACCCGCTGCGCGAGGACGAGCGGGCCCTGGCCAAACCCCTGCGCCTGCGCCTCAAGACCGCGGCGCCCGGCGACAACTTCGCCCAACTGGCCAAAGGCTCGCGCCTGCCCGGCGACGCCACGGCGCAGCTGCGCCTGCTAAACGGCCACTACCCGACCGGCGAACCTGCCGCCGGAGACACCCTCAAGATTGTGCGATGACCAGCAAGCTGCAACACCTGACCGAGCGCCTTAACCCACCCCAACACGAAGCCGTCACCACCCCCGGTCCCACCGCACTGGTGCTGGCCGGCGCCGGCAGCGGCAAAACCCGCGTGCTGACGCACCGCATCGCCTGGCTGATCGAGATCGAGCGCGCCTCGCCGCTGGAGATCCTGGCGGTCACCTTCACCAACAAGGCCGCCGCGCAGATGCGCGAGCAGATTGGCCGCCTGGTGCCGCTGCCGCCGCGCGGCATGTGGGTTGGCACTTTTCACGGCATCGCCCATCGCCTGCTGCGGGCCCACTGGCGCGAGGCCGGGCTGCCGGAGACATTCCAGATCCTGGACTCCGACGACCAGCAGCGCCTGATCAAACGGCTGCTTAAGGAGGTCGGCAACGATCAGCACACGCCCGGCGCGGTGCAAAGCTTCATCAACGCCCGCAAGGACGAGGGCCAGCGCGCCCGCCACGTCGACCCGCAGGGCTTCCCGGATCGGGCCGAGCTGGCCGAGCTGTACCGCCGTTACGAGGCCGCCTGCGAGCGCGGTGGCATGGTCGATTTTGGCGAACTGCTGCTGCGCAGCAACGATCTGTGGGTGCAGCAACCGGCCCTGCGCGACCACTACCGGCGCCGTTTCCGGCACATTCTGGTGGACGAGTTTCAGGACACCAACGCCCTGCAATACGCCTGGCTGTGCAACCTTGCCGGCCCGGAAACCAGCATGTTCGCCGTCGGCGACGACGACCAGGCCATCTACGGCTGGCGCGGCGCCAAGGTGGAGAACATGCGCGATTTCGAGCGCCAGTTCGCCGCCTGCAAAGTCATCCGCCTGGAACAGAACTACCGCTCCACCAGCACCATCCTTAGCGCCGCCAACGCCCTGATCGCCCACAACCGCGAGCGCCTGGGCAAGAACCTGTGGTCCGATGCCGGCACCGGCGAGCCGATCCGCCTGTACGCCGCCTACAACGAACAGGACGAGGCGCGCTTCGTGGTCGAGCAGATCGAAGCCTGGGCCGCCGCCGGCAACCCGCGCGCCGAGGCCGCCATCCTGTACCGCTCCAACGCCCAGTCACGGGCATTTGAAGAAGCCCTCATGGTGCGGCGCATCAAATACCGCGTGTACGGCGGCCAGCGGTTTTTCGACCGCGCCGAGATCCGCGACGCCCTGGCCTACCTGCGCCTGGTCGCCAACCCGGCCGACGACACCGCCTTCGAGCGGGTGGTCAACCAGCCGCCGCGCGGCATCGGCGACAAGACCCTGGAAACCCTGCGCAGCGACGCACGCGCGCACAACCTGCCGGTGTGGGAAGTGCTGTGCCGGCTGCTGCGCGACGGCGGCCTCAGCGGGCGGGCGGCCACGGCGCTGGGCGGGTTTCATAAATTGATCGAGGACCTGCGCGCCGCCAGCCAAGGCCAGCCGCTGACCGACCAGGCCACCATGGCCATCCGCGACAGCGGCCTCATGACCCATTACAGCAAGGACACCGACGGCCGCGCCGAGGGGCGCATCGAGAACCTGGACGAACTGGTCAACGCCGCCAGCCTGTTCGTTAACGAGGAAGAAGACCTCGACGAACTGACCGCCTTCCTGAGCCACGCCGCGCTGGAAGCCGGCGACGCCCAGGGCGAGGCCGGCGACGACTGCGTGCAGCTGATGACCCTGCACTCGGCCAAGGGCCTGGAGTTTCGGCTGGTGTTCCTGGGCGGCGTGGAGGAAGGTCTGTTCCCGTCCCAGCGCTCGCTCGAAGACCCCACCCGGCTGGAAGAAGAGCGCCGCCTTGCCTATGTCGGCCTCACCCGCGCCCGCGAGCGGCTGTTCATCACCTACGCCGAGAGCCGGCGCATCCATGGCGAAACGCGCCCGGCCATGGCCTCGCGTTTCGTGGGCGAAATTCCGGCCGAATTCCTCACCGAAGTGCGCCTGCGCGGCACCGTGAGCCAACCGGTTGCCGCACGCCCATCGCGCGGCTACGGCGATAGCTTCGGCAAGTCCCGCCCGGACTGGACCCATTCCAACAACGCCGCGCAGGCACTTCCCGTTGCGGCCAGGACTCGCCCGAAAAACACCTGGAACGTCCCGGCCAAAGTGCCGGAAAAAAGCGACAGCGGCCTGTGGGTCGGCCAAAGCGTGCGCCACGGCAAGTTCGGCGAGGGCATCATCACCGACCTCGAGGGCCAGGGCCCGCGCACCCGGGTACAGGTCAAGTTCGCCGCCGCCGGCAGCAAGTGGCTGATGCTGGACATGGCGGGTCTGGTGCCGGCGTGACCACCGCTTTTGCGCCGGGCGACCTGAGAATGCTTCGCATCAGCCCAAGGGGCTGACCGCCTCCCCGCGCGCGGCACATCACGCTGCGTGGCGCGGATACCGTGGTCCCGCCACGGCAGCGATACGTCCAAAACCCAACGGCTTCAACCGGCAAGCCCAGGTTGCGGGTGGCAGCTGCGACGTTGCGCTCCACTGCAAGGACGTCTCTGCCTCGAGCATCCCCGGGGGCGACCCTCAACCTGAAAAAAGATGTACCTTTCTATCCAGTGGATGTAGGTTTGCTTGGCCCGCCTGGCATTCCCCGGCCGGCGAACCCGGCCCTGCACTGTGGGCGGCGACGCGGAGGAAGGCGATGGTCGATAATCTGGCATTCATTCACAACCCTTTGAACTTAAAAAGTAATCGTGGATTCGCTCGCCAAGGTTATACACCAGATGGTGTACATATCTAGTTGAGCCGCCACCCTGGAATCGCCAGCCTGCGATGCAACAATTGAAACCTATCGAAAAAAATGGTATTGAGCGAAGCTTTGCTGAGCTGTCGCATAACGCGTTAATGCGAACAGCGTCGCCAAGCTTCGCGGCAGAGGAACTTTTCAGAGAAATCTTTGATGTTGCCTTCTTGAGGTCTGATTCCAGGGCGTGGCCCAACGCTCGTCCGAGCGAACCCTCGCGGCATGCCGCGGCGCATTTCCCCCAGCTTACTTCGCCGCGAGCGTCGCTCGACTTTATTCGTTAGATGCTGGAGCACTTGATAATGCGCACCGCTGTCCTCTGTCTGGCAATGTTTGCTTCGGCCCTGACAGGTGCTGCCGAGGCCGGCCCTCCTGCCGCGAAAGAGCTTGTCCTTACAAACCTTCATGACGCGTACGTTGTGCCAAAAGGACGCCTGTGGAAAATCGAAGGTCTCAAGCCCGTCGAGTTTGAAAAGGGAATTGGGACGGCTGACTTGTACATTGATGGCGAGGTTCTAATCGGAGAAGACAAGAGCTACACCATTTACGGAAAGATCGAAATATCAGCGAACCCGGGCCAGTCATTTCCGGTTTGGATCTCGGCCGGCGCCAAGGTTGAGGTTGGAGATTCGCGCAGAACAGTAGTGGTCAAGGAATATGTGGTTCGCTAACCGGCATCTAACCAGCCGCTCCACCCGACGCGCTACGCGCGCGGGTGAGCGCCGGCGTTATATGGAATCGATAATTGATTTAAGAGTAGGTGTTCGTTCCGTAGCACGTAATAGGGGACAGACCACGGTTTTTCGTTATACTCCACCACTCGTTAATTAGGCCGAGTCGCTCCCCATGCCCCGCCGTGCCCGGCTCACGCTGCCCAACCTCCCGCTGCACATCATTCAGCGGGGCAACAATCGCCAGGCGTGCTTCTTCGCGGGCGAGGATTACCAATGGTATTTGCGGTGGCTGGGCGAGTATGCCCGGCAAGCCGGGTGCCGTGTGCATGCCTACGTGCTGATGACAAACCATGTGCATCTGTTGCTTTCGGCAGACCGAGCCGACGCTGCGGGACAGCTGATGAAGGCACTTGGGCAGCGTTACGTGCAATACGTCAATCGCACCTACCAGCGCAGCGGCACCCTGTGGGAAGGACGGTTCCGGTCATGTCTGACGCAGGAGGACGCCTATCTGCTTACCTGTCAGCGCTACATCGAACTGAATCCGGTGCGGGCTGACATGGCATCGCACCCGGCGGATCATCGTTGGTCGAGCTATCGGGCCAATGCGCAGGGGGAAGCCGATCCTGTGGTGACGCCGCATCCGCTGTACACGGCACTCGGCGCGGATGCGAGCGCCCGGTTGGCGGCTTATCGCGAACTGTTTCGTTTTGAATTAGAGCCAGGTCTGGTGGATGAAATCCGGCGGGCGACGAACGGGAATTTCGCGCTTGGCAACGAACGCTTTGCAGCGCAGGTTTCATCGGTGCTGGGAAGACGTGCGACCCCAGGGAAATCCGGACGGCCACGGCAAATGCCAAAGCTGGACTCCGGAGGGTTGTTCGACGACCCGTGAAACCGTGGTCTGTCCCCCACGGAAACACCCACGGAAACACCAGACGACGCCAAAAAGCGGCGCGGCTGGGCTTTAACGTTATGTGTAAAAACAAAATTGGGATCAAGGTGGATCAAGGGGTCAGAGTCATTGAAATCTGAGCCTGCCCTGTCTACGCTTGCGCAGCATCTCATCCACGTAACCGGAATGCATCATGGCCCGATCGCCAAGCAGATAAAGGCAGCAAGTGTTAGCCCGCATGGAGCGAAGCGGAATACGGGGGGCCATCACCCACTCGCCCCGGATTCCGCTACGCTTCATCCAGGCTACGTTCCTGCGCACGCTCTGACCGGAGGTACCACCGCCCACATCCAGGGTGGCAGCGTCCAGAGCGGTATGCTGTCGGCAGGCTGCCCAGTGGGCAAGCCCGCTGGTCGATCAGATCAAGCTGACCTCCCAATTCCTCTCGCGGGTTGGACGTAGCATGACCGCGGCCGTCATCGGCGGTGCCGCCTCGGTCGTCGGCGGCGGCAAGTTTGCCAACGGGGCCGTCACTGCGGCGTTTGCCAGGACGTTTAATGATGAGGTGACGTACGAAAAGATGGAGGCTCAGAGAAACTGGCGTCCCGCAAGGACCTATTTTTCCGACTACGAGTACCAAACAATTTTGGACGTCAATCCAGTACTCGTGTGCTCGTTGAGGCAAGCGCGACGGGCACGAGAGCCACACCGACCGCGTGAAGGTCAAGATTGACAGCGCCTTGGGCCGCCGGATGATCACCGCCCGCTTCGCCACCGTGGAGCCGGTGTTTGGCAACCTGCGCGGTAACAAGCGGCTGGACCGTTTCACCCTGCTCGCACGACGCAAGGTGGACGGCCAGTGGAGCTGTATTGCCTGGTGCACAACATCGAGAAACTGGCCCATCATGGCTACGCGCACTGAGGGCGATGCCAAGGCACGATTGCCCGGCACGCTGACGTGCCTGACCGCCCCGGAAACAGGACCTGTCGGACCATGACCTGCCTGAATCTGAGCAATCGCCTGACCGTTACCCCGCGAAACACTTCCCCAACGGACACCTCCGCCGCTCAGAAACGGGTTTTTCTACAGCTTCGTTAGGCGGCGGATGTTGCGTTATGCGCAACGTGCTACGATCCATCCATGATCAAGTCGTTCCGCCACAAGGGGCTGAAGCGATATTTCGAGTCCGGTTCGGCCTCGGGCGTCCAGCCTCACCACGCGAAGCGACTGAGAATGCAGCTTGTTGCGCTGGATACCGCAGCGTCGATTGATGACCTGGATATCCCAGGCTTTAAACTGCATCCCTTAAAGGGCTCAGATAAGGGTCGCTGGTCAATCTGGGTCAATGGCAACTGGCGCATCACCTTCGAATTTCGTGATGGGCACGCGCTTGTGCTGGATTACGAGGATTACCACTAATGACTATGCACAATCCGCCTCATCCGGGCGATTTCATTCGGGAGGTCTATCTGGAGCCCTTCCACATCACGGGGAGGCAGCTTGCGGTAAAGCTGGGCGTGTCGCCCTCCACTTTGAGCCGCGTGCTCAATGGCAGCAGCGGCATCAGCTCGGAGATGGCGCTGCGTCTGTCTAAGGCTTTGGGCCGCTCGCCGGAGAGTTGGCTCACGATGCAAGACAACTACGATCTGTGGCAGGCGCGGCAGTCGGTCAATCTCGATCAGGTTCAAAAGGTTGAGTTCCACGCCGCCTAACCGGTCGTCGCGGCGGACGTTTGAACCGCCACCCGCTTTTCTAGCGCAAAGCGGGTGGCGCCTCAAACGCCGCTGAACTCCGGCGTAAGCTACATGAACCCAAGTCAGACGGACATGGAGAGAAGACATGTCAACCGAAGCCAAGTGCCCGTTCCAGCATGCCGCAGGTGGCGGGGCCTCGAACCAGGACTGGTGGCCGAACCAGTTGCGTGTGGACCTGCTGAACCAGCATTCGAACAAGTCCGACCCGCTGGGCGGGCAGTTCAACTACGCCCAGGAATTCAAGAAGCTGGACTACAAGGCGCTCAAGGCCGACCTGGTCAAGCTCATGACCGACAGCCAGGACTGGTGGCCGGCCGACTTCGGCCACTACGGCCCGCAGATGGTACGCATGGCCTGGCACGCGGCAGGCACCTACCGCATTCAAGATGGGCGCGGCGGCGGCGGGCGTGGGCAGCAGCGTTTTGCGCCGCTCAACTCCTGGCCCGACAACGTCAACATCGACAAATCGCGCCGCCTGCTGTGGCCCATCAAACAGAAGTACGGCCAAAGGATTTCCTGGGCCGATCTCCTCATCCTCACCGGCAACGTCGCGCTGGAATCCATGGGCTTTCGCACCTTCGGCTTCGCCTGCGGTCGTGAGGACGTCTGGGAGCCGGATATGGACGTGAACTGGGGTGCCGAGAACGGTTGGCTGGACGATGACAAGCGTTTCCATGGCGACCGCGAACTGGACGACAACCTCGCCGCCACCCATATGGGCCTGATTTATGTGAACCCACAAGGTCCGAATGCCAGCGGCGACTACCTGGCTGCCGCCAAGGACATCCGCGCCACCTTCAGCCGCATGGCTATGGACGACGAAGAAATCGTGGCGCTGATCGCCGGTGGCCATACCTTCGGCAAGGCGCATGGCGCTGCGCCCGAATCGCACAAGGGTCCGGAGCCCGAAGCCGCGGCTATCGAGGCGCAAGGCCTGGGCTGGCACAGTAACTTCGGGCAAGGCCACGGCAAGGACACCGTGTCCAGCGGCCTGGAGGTGACCTGGACCAAAACCCCGGCGCTGTGGAGCAATAACTTCTTCGAGAACCTGTTCAAGTACGAATGGGAACTCACCAGCTCGCCGGCTGGTGCCAAACAGTGGGTCGCCAAGAACGCCCCGGAGATCATTCCCGATGCGCATGTGCCGGGCAAAATGCACAAACCCACCATGCTCACCACCGACCTGACACTGCGCTTCGATCCGGAATTCGGCGAGATTTCCAGGCGCTTCCACGACGACCCGCAAGCCTTCGCCGAAGCCTTCGCCCGCGCCTGGTTCAAGCTGACCCACCGCGACATGGGCCCGAAGGCGCGCTACCTCGGGCCCGAGGTGCCGAAGGAAGATCTGCTCTGGCAAGACCCGTTGCCACCAGCTACCCACAAGCCGACCGCGGCGGATATCGCCGACGTGAAGGCCAAAATCACCGCTTCCGGCCTGTCGGTGAGCGAGCTCGTGAGCGTGGCCTGGGCCGCTGCTTCTACCTTCCGCGGTGGTGACAAACGCGGTGGCGCCAACGGTGCGCGCCTGGCGCTTGCCCCGCAAAAGGATTGGGCGGTCAACAAGGGCGCGGTCAAGACGCTGCCCAAGCTGGTCGAGATCCAGCAGGCCTCCGGCAAGATGTCACTGGCCGATATGATCGTGCTGGCCGGCAACGTGGGCGTAGAACAAGCCTGCAAGGCTGCCGGTGTGGCGGTCGAAGTGCCGTTCGCACCGGGCCGTGTGGATGCCACGCAGGCGCAAACCGATGTCGACTCCTTTGCCGTCCTTGAGCCCGTGGCCGATGGCTTTCGCAACTATAAAAAGAGCAAGGTCGGCGCGCCGACCGAAGCCCTGCTGATCGACCGGGCGCAGTTGCTGACGCTGACCGGGCCCGAGCTGACCGTGCTGGTCGGCGGCCTGCGCGTGCTCGGTGCCAACTGCGACGGTAGTCAGCACGGCGTGTTCACCGACAAGGTCGGCGCGCTGAGCAACGACTTCTTCGTCAATCTGCTGGACATGGGCACGGAGTGGAAGGCAGTGGATGACGAGGCGGAAGTATTCGAAGGCCGGGATCGCACGAGCGGCAAGGTGACCTACACCGGTACCCGCAACGACCTGATCTTCGGCT is part of the Immundisolibacter sp. genome and harbors:
- a CDS encoding M48 family metalloprotease codes for the protein MRKLLASISVAVLLAACATNPVSGRREMALMSEQQELAIGRDMHPKVLQAYGEYDDPALQAYVRGVGEKLAAVSHRANLIYRFTVVDSTDINAFALPGGYIYITRGLLAYMSSEAELAGVLGHEIGHVTARHAVRQYTAASAAQLGMTLGSIFVPGLGNNVAQNVMGVLGQATLSGYGREHELESDSLGAEYLAQAGYDPQAILGVLRTLKAQGDYATAQAKAEGREPQAYHGLFASHPDEDTRLKEVLTKASFLAPDTPADDGRERFQKRLDGLVFGDSTVQGIRRENRFYHGPLDFALEFPPGWRLQNQPDRLLAIAPGGSAQAQLTSQDLNQRETPREFMIRRLGIRNPAGQEISPAGLPGYSANVQLGGALARRQGRVAVIFHRNQAYILVGVAKEGGDAQAADRALLQTALSFHPLREDERALAKPLRLRLKTAAPGDNFAQLAKGSRLPGDATAQLRLLNGHYPTGEPAAGDTLKIVR
- the uvrD gene encoding DNA helicase II; its protein translation is MTSKLQHLTERLNPPQHEAVTTPGPTALVLAGAGSGKTRVLTHRIAWLIEIERASPLEILAVTFTNKAAAQMREQIGRLVPLPPRGMWVGTFHGIAHRLLRAHWREAGLPETFQILDSDDQQRLIKRLLKEVGNDQHTPGAVQSFINARKDEGQRARHVDPQGFPDRAELAELYRRYEAACERGGMVDFGELLLRSNDLWVQQPALRDHYRRRFRHILVDEFQDTNALQYAWLCNLAGPETSMFAVGDDDQAIYGWRGAKVENMRDFERQFAACKVIRLEQNYRSTSTILSAANALIAHNRERLGKNLWSDAGTGEPIRLYAAYNEQDEARFVVEQIEAWAAAGNPRAEAAILYRSNAQSRAFEEALMVRRIKYRVYGGQRFFDRAEIRDALAYLRLVANPADDTAFERVVNQPPRGIGDKTLETLRSDARAHNLPVWEVLCRLLRDGGLSGRAATALGGFHKLIEDLRAASQGQPLTDQATMAIRDSGLMTHYSKDTDGRAEGRIENLDELVNAASLFVNEEEDLDELTAFLSHAALEAGDAQGEAGDDCVQLMTLHSAKGLEFRLVFLGGVEEGLFPSQRSLEDPTRLEEERRLAYVGLTRARERLFITYAESRRIHGETRPAMASRFVGEIPAEFLTEVRLRGTVSQPVAARPSRGYGDSFGKSRPDWTHSNNAAQALPVAARTRPKNTWNVPAKVPEKSDSGLWVGQSVRHGKFGEGIITDLEGQGPRTRVQVKFAAAGSKWLMLDMAGLVPA
- a CDS encoding transposase, with amino-acid sequence MPRRARLTLPNLPLHIIQRGNNRQACFFAGEDYQWYLRWLGEYARQAGCRVHAYVLMTNHVHLLLSADRADAAGQLMKALGQRYVQYVNRTYQRSGTLWEGRFRSCLTQEDAYLLTCQRYIELNPVRADMASHPADHRWSSYRANAQGEADPVVTPHPLYTALGADASARLAAYRELFRFELEPGLVDEIRRATNGNFALGNERFAAQVSSVLGRRATPGKSGRPRQMPKLDSGGLFDDP
- a CDS encoding type II toxin-antitoxin system RelE/ParE family toxin, which codes for MIKSFRHKGLKRYFESGSASGVQPHHAKRLRMQLVALDTAASIDDLDIPGFKLHPLKGSDKGRWSIWVNGNWRITFEFRDGHALVLDYEDYH
- a CDS encoding HigA family addiction module antitoxin, whose translation is MTMHNPPHPGDFIREVYLEPFHITGRQLAVKLGVSPSTLSRVLNGSSGISSEMALRLSKALGRSPESWLTMQDNYDLWQARQSVNLDQVQKVEFHAA
- the katG gene encoding catalase/peroxidase HPI encodes the protein MSTEAKCPFQHAAGGGASNQDWWPNQLRVDLLNQHSNKSDPLGGQFNYAQEFKKLDYKALKADLVKLMTDSQDWWPADFGHYGPQMVRMAWHAAGTYRIQDGRGGGGRGQQRFAPLNSWPDNVNIDKSRRLLWPIKQKYGQRISWADLLILTGNVALESMGFRTFGFACGREDVWEPDMDVNWGAENGWLDDDKRFHGDRELDDNLAATHMGLIYVNPQGPNASGDYLAAAKDIRATFSRMAMDDEEIVALIAGGHTFGKAHGAAPESHKGPEPEAAAIEAQGLGWHSNFGQGHGKDTVSSGLEVTWTKTPALWSNNFFENLFKYEWELTSSPAGAKQWVAKNAPEIIPDAHVPGKMHKPTMLTTDLTLRFDPEFGEISRRFHDDPQAFAEAFARAWFKLTHRDMGPKARYLGPEVPKEDLLWQDPLPPATHKPTAADIADVKAKITASGLSVSELVSVAWAAASTFRGGDKRGGANGARLALAPQKDWAVNKGAVKTLPKLVEIQQASGKMSLADMIVLAGNVGVEQACKAAGVAVEVPFAPGRVDATQAQTDVDSFAVLEPVADGFRNYKKSKVGAPTEALLIDRAQLLTLTGPELTVLVGGLRVLGANCDGSQHGVFTDKVGALSNDFFVNLLDMGTEWKAVDDEAEVFEGRDRTSGKVTYTGTRNDLIFGSNSVLRAYAEVYASADGTERLVRDFVAAWVKVMNLDRFDLA